Proteins from one Xenopus tropicalis strain Nigerian chromosome 1, UCB_Xtro_10.0, whole genome shotgun sequence genomic window:
- the c19orf25 gene encoding UPF0449 protein C19orf25 homolog isoform X1, with protein MTSRAKKRIVLPTRPEPPSIEQILQDVHGAIASDPVFICDFSDDSSLSNNATLCEKEKQYWQSCNYVDMNNKLKEALIQLKAKCDVLRSAGEKLEEDIENLREATM; from the exons ATGACCTCCAGAGCCAAGAAGCGAATTGTCCTTCCCACCCGACCTGAGCCACCCAGCATTGAGCAAATTCTCCAAGATGTCCATGGGGCTATAGCCTCTGATCCAGTGTTTATCTGTGACTTCAGTGATG ATTCCTCGCTTTCCAATAATGCTACTTTATGTGAAAAGGAGAAGCAGTATTGGCAGAGCTGCAATTATGTGGATATGAACAACAAACTAAAGGAAGCTCTGATCCAGTTGAAGGCAAAATGTGATGTGCTGAGGTCTGCAGGGGAAAAACTAGAAGAGGACATTGAGAATCTGAGAGAGGCTACCATGTGA